A region from the Solibacillus sp. FSL H8-0523 genome encodes:
- a CDS encoding ATP-binding protein: protein MESQLSLMVEELFQHASEQTVIFNCAGKIQFMNDKMVDTLQQLNLQSSFSELTEQNNEKWHSFIQTMTQDISARAIFYLTDASNEKVIMELSGYYLKEKQLIFSRAQFTVIPQKLSTTDREIQLMNSLPHGVILATLNGKIISTNSQSLQLLGFEVGQLERRSYELLFEHCYYEPEMIVHYYRMIALNDLATIVVKRVCSDGHVNYLSIASKIDEALGILVTTITDQTEQMRLLETINHQKALSVIGKNAASIVHEIRNPMTSIQGFIQMIKENLEEQASPYFEIVESELQRIDELLVEILTLSKPSSYEAQMLDIKDVVEQAITLFQLKALELNTSIIFEYDEQASYKIKGNNNRLKQMLINLLKNAIEAVDSNGHIIIQLVYQDPTTLRLIVEDRGRGMSSEQMEKAFHSFYTTKSTGTGLGLLLVQAVVEEHNGEIKLESTEGVGTRFIIDFPINMYDFNEMMTSNTMYLSEKQQNYI from the coding sequence GTGGAAAGTCAATTGAGTCTCATGGTAGAAGAGCTTTTTCAACATGCAAGTGAACAAACCGTTATTTTTAATTGTGCTGGAAAAATACAATTTATGAATGATAAAATGGTCGACACACTTCAACAGCTAAACCTTCAATCTAGCTTTTCGGAGTTAACTGAACAAAATAATGAAAAATGGCATTCATTCATTCAAACTATGACTCAGGATATTTCCGCCCGTGCTATTTTTTATTTAACAGATGCATCTAACGAAAAAGTTATAATGGAATTGTCTGGCTATTATTTGAAAGAAAAGCAATTAATTTTTTCGCGTGCTCAATTTACAGTAATCCCTCAAAAACTAAGTACTACTGACCGTGAAATCCAGTTAATGAATAGTTTGCCACATGGTGTAATCCTGGCGACGTTAAATGGAAAAATTATTTCTACCAATTCACAATCATTGCAGTTATTAGGTTTTGAAGTAGGACAACTTGAAAGAAGAAGCTATGAACTTTTATTTGAACATTGCTATTATGAGCCGGAAATGATTGTGCATTATTACCGCATGATTGCGCTTAATGACCTAGCAACAATTGTAGTAAAGCGTGTTTGTAGCGATGGACATGTCAATTATTTAAGTATTGCAAGTAAGATTGATGAAGCACTGGGAATACTCGTAACGACGATTACTGATCAAACAGAACAGATGCGATTACTCGAGACGATTAATCATCAGAAGGCATTATCTGTTATTGGGAAAAATGCGGCTTCTATTGTGCATGAAATTCGTAATCCTATGACATCGATTCAAGGATTTATTCAAATGATTAAAGAAAACTTAGAGGAACAGGCAAGTCCGTACTTTGAAATTGTAGAATCTGAGCTACAGCGCATTGATGAACTGCTAGTGGAAATTTTGACACTATCAAAGCCTAGTAGCTATGAAGCGCAAATGCTAGATATTAAGGATGTCGTAGAACAAGCGATTACATTATTTCAATTGAAAGCATTGGAACTGAATACGAGTATTATTTTTGAATATGATGAACAAGCCTCGTATAAAATCAAAGGCAATAACAATCGATTAAAACAAATGCTGATTAATCTATTGAAAAATGCGATTGAGGCAGTCGATTCAAACGGACATATTATAATTCAATTAGTCTACCAGGATCCAACAACATTACGATTAATTGTAGAAGACCGAGGAAGAGGAATGTCATCTGAACAAATGGAAAAAGCGTTTCATAGCTTTTATACAACAAAATCGACTGGAACAGGTTTAGGGCTATTATTAGTACAGGCTGTAGTTGAGGAACATAACGGCGAAATTAAGTTGGAGAGTACAGAAGGTGTCGGAACGAGATTTATCATTGATTTCCCTATAAATATGTATGATTTTAACGAAATGATGACATCGAATACAATGTATTTATCGGAAAAACAGCAAAATTATATATAA
- a CDS encoding MarR family transcriptional regulator, with amino-acid sequence MASDEVKQSLKLFIVLSRATKAINEATNQFIQKNGLNPTEFAVLELLYHKGRQPLQQIGNKILLASGSITYVVDKLEKRQFLARISCPTDRRVTYAEITADGAAFMDKLFPEHEQKLHELLGALTPEEKQTAIDLLKKLGLSIKDLSY; translated from the coding sequence ATGGCTTCAGATGAAGTAAAACAATCGTTAAAATTATTTATCGTCTTATCAAGAGCAACGAAAGCGATTAATGAAGCAACTAATCAATTTATCCAAAAAAATGGACTAAATCCGACTGAATTTGCCGTGTTAGAGCTTTTATATCATAAAGGTCGTCAGCCGTTACAACAAATCGGCAATAAAATTTTACTAGCAAGTGGTTCAATTACGTATGTAGTGGACAAGCTTGAAAAACGTCAATTTTTAGCACGTATTTCTTGTCCAACGGATCGCCGTGTTACGTATGCAGAAATTACTGCTGATGGTGCCGCATTTATGGACAAGTTGTTTCCAGAACATGAACAAAAGTTGCATGAATTACTAGGTGCCTTAACACCAGAAGAAAAGCAAACAGCCATTGATTTACTGAAAAAATTAGGGTTATCGATTAAGGATTTATCGTATTAA
- a CDS encoding chemotaxis protein, with translation MKKTITTMSALLLLSATLAACNTDTTEPATTTAADEKPQTEQTEANTELNTEQTTEPTTEQANKTNEPAQTTEEPTEQAATLTYSSLGKTVSDTVTTSTSKEMNYTIAHFDNFTLQAEEPGVDQLIFNNDDQLSMQINVITKEDVTFDDVKASAAETMAVISADITELDFASVLEQRTDIINLAGYETVLEETDKVVKIVFERDNMFVTLTIYDTAADLQDAFLQMGLTIQ, from the coding sequence ATGAAAAAAACCATAACGACAATGAGTGCCTTACTATTACTATCAGCAACATTAGCAGCTTGTAATACAGATACAACAGAACCGGCTACAACAACAGCGGCAGATGAAAAGCCTCAAACTGAGCAAACTGAAGCCAATACCGAATTAAATACAGAGCAAACCACAGAGCCAACAACAGAGCAAGCTAACAAAACAAACGAACCGGCCCAAACAACTGAAGAACCAACTGAGCAAGCCGCAACACTAACGTATAGCTCTCTCGGTAAAACGGTTTCTGATACGGTGACGACTTCTACGAGCAAAGAAATGAACTATACTATTGCCCACTTCGACAACTTTACATTACAAGCTGAAGAGCCTGGCGTCGATCAATTAATTTTTAACAACGATGACCAACTTTCAATGCAAATCAACGTTATTACAAAAGAAGATGTCACGTTTGATGATGTAAAAGCTTCTGCAGCAGAAACAATGGCCGTTATCTCAGCTGACATAACTGAGCTTGATTTTGCAAGCGTCTTAGAACAGCGCACAGATATCATCAATCTTGCAGGCTATGAAACAGTGCTCGAAGAAACAGATAAAGTAGTGAAAATTGTTTTCGAACGTGATAACATGTTCGTTACTTTAACAATTTATGACACAGCAGCAGACCTACAAGACGCCTTCTTACAAATGGGCTTAACGATTCAATAG
- a CDS encoding type II CAAX endopeptidase family protein, with translation MNIRKQTIILLLSLVFIYSMMFYTFYERTIFWYLYAFTLLIGISIALLVGKFEDRIPTWQYLIYGIGYGTITYGFIKLGYMVLSAINANATSDITGFLTDYGPQNIFHYVLLIFVIAVGEEIFWRGYVQQQLKNYTSPSWAVVITSLLFSLSLAISGFIPGALAAIVAGLLWGALYEWKKSLPLIIVAHIVFVLLLFLVLPLF, from the coding sequence ATGAATATTAGAAAACAGACTATTATACTCCTTCTTTCATTAGTTTTTATTTATAGTATGATGTTTTACACGTTTTATGAACGCACGATTTTTTGGTATTTATATGCCTTTACATTACTCATCGGTATTTCAATTGCATTGCTAGTTGGAAAGTTTGAGGACCGTATTCCAACCTGGCAATATTTAATTTATGGGATTGGCTACGGGACCATAACGTACGGCTTTATCAAATTGGGTTACATGGTTTTGTCTGCTATCAATGCGAACGCGACATCAGACATTACAGGATTTTTAACAGATTACGGGCCACAAAATATTTTTCATTATGTGCTCCTGATTTTCGTAATAGCAGTTGGAGAAGAGATATTTTGGCGCGGCTATGTACAACAACAATTAAAAAACTATACATCACCTAGTTGGGCAGTTGTCATCACCTCTCTGCTATTCTCGTTATCCTTAGCAATTAGTGGGTTTATTCCAGGCGCTTTGGCAGCAATTGTTGCGGGACTTTTATGGGGCGCACTTTACGAATGGAAAAAAAGCTTACCGCTCATTATCGTCGCGCATATCGTCTTTGTTTTATTATTATTTTTAGTTTTACCTTTATTTTGA
- a CDS encoding DUF2187 family protein translates to MKIAEVGNIIEFKDGLRGIVEKVNENSVIVDITIMQNFHELEMEEKTVINHKRYKILTNHE, encoded by the coding sequence ATGAAAATTGCTGAAGTTGGAAATATTATCGAGTTTAAAGATGGATTAAGAGGTATTGTTGAAAAAGTTAATGAAAATTCGGTCATCGTCGATATTACGATTATGCAAAATTTTCACGAGTTAGAAATGGAAGAAAAAACGGTTATTAATCATAAACGCTATAAAATTTTAACAAATCATGAATAA
- a CDS encoding aspartyl-phosphate phosphatase Spo0E family protein, producing the protein MVTIVREGGLNLDEVRLDNGLLQKIESTRQLMIQSGIENGLHSRKTLRLSKQVDYLMNKFNQCYQSDLTIAIQNRHLK; encoded by the coding sequence ATGGTAACAATTGTTCGTGAAGGAGGGTTAAATTTGGATGAAGTAAGGCTTGATAATGGATTGTTACAAAAAATTGAATCAACAAGACAATTAATGATTCAATCCGGTATCGAGAATGGGTTACACAGTCGTAAAACACTTCGCTTAAGTAAGCAAGTGGATTATTTAATGAACAAATTTAATCAATGTTATCAGAGTGATTTGACAATAGCTATACAAAATCGTCATTTGAAATAA
- a CDS encoding NAD(P)-dependent oxidoreductase, with protein MESKKIGFIGTGVMGASIVKHLLTAGHEVTVYTRTKSKAEVLVEKGAKWADTPAAATMGQQVVFTMVGYPKDVEEVYSGANGIFSAAQPGTIVVDMTTSEPTLAKKLFNQASERGIHSLDAPVSGGDIGAQNGTLSLMIGGDKAVFEQMQPIFEVFGQNIVYQGVAGSGQHTKMCNQIAIASGMIGVCEAIAYGLNAGLTMEDVLRSITAGAAGSWSLTNLAPRMLKEDLDPGFYIKHIIKDMKIALDEAERMELQLPGLSLAKSMYDQLLEEGYGDNGTQALIKYYQ; from the coding sequence ATGGAATCGAAAAAAATTGGCTTTATCGGAACGGGCGTTATGGGAGCGAGTATCGTCAAGCATTTATTAACTGCAGGTCATGAGGTAACAGTTTATACGCGTACAAAAAGCAAGGCTGAAGTGCTAGTCGAAAAAGGTGCGAAATGGGCGGACACACCCGCTGCGGCTACAATGGGCCAGCAGGTAGTATTTACAATGGTTGGTTATCCAAAAGATGTAGAAGAAGTGTATAGCGGAGCAAATGGCATTTTTTCAGCTGCACAGCCTGGGACAATCGTTGTGGATATGACGACAAGTGAACCAACATTAGCGAAAAAGTTATTTAATCAAGCGAGTGAAAGAGGTATACATAGTTTGGATGCCCCTGTATCAGGCGGAGATATTGGTGCACAAAATGGGACATTGTCGTTAATGATTGGTGGAGACAAGGCGGTTTTTGAACAAATGCAGCCGATTTTCGAAGTGTTCGGTCAAAATATCGTCTATCAAGGTGTAGCGGGTTCTGGTCAGCATACGAAAATGTGTAATCAAATCGCCATTGCATCAGGGATGATTGGTGTTTGTGAAGCGATAGCATACGGTCTAAATGCCGGTTTAACGATGGAAGATGTGCTGCGTTCTATTACAGCAGGAGCAGCAGGCTCTTGGTCGCTGACAAATTTAGCTCCGCGCATGCTGAAAGAAGACCTAGATCCAGGCTTCTATATTAAGCATATTATTAAAGATATGAAAATAGCACTAGATGAAGCAGAACGCATGGAACTTCAATTACCAGGGCTGTCATTAGCTAAATCAATGTATGATCAACTACTTGAGGAAGGCTACGGTGATAACGGTACACAAGCATTAATCAAATATTATCAATAA
- a CDS encoding chemotaxis protein encodes MEKQKGILLESGTNELEIVEFEVANNKFGINVIKVKEIIQPIPVTFIPHVHPHVEGIIQLRGEVLPVVDMLKVLGIPTENRNPQQKYIVAEFNKQRVVFHVDNVTQIHRISWDQIEKPSDMYQGGTSQVIGVIKRNEEMILLLDFERIMVDINPESSISVESVKKLGKRERSEKKIVIAEDSPLLRKLLFDTMNEAGYANTEFFENGRDAYEYLEALAKADKEIEKHVQMVVTDIEMPQMDGHHLTKKIKTHPDLQKLPVIIFSSLITDDLRHKGDQVGAEDQISKPEIAELILRMDKLML; translated from the coding sequence TTGGAAAAACAAAAAGGGATTTTATTAGAGAGTGGAACAAATGAACTTGAAATCGTTGAATTTGAAGTAGCAAACAATAAATTTGGCATTAATGTAATTAAGGTCAAAGAAATTATTCAACCAATTCCAGTGACATTTATTCCGCATGTACATCCTCATGTAGAAGGTATTATTCAATTACGCGGGGAAGTATTGCCGGTTGTAGATATGTTAAAAGTATTAGGGATTCCAACAGAAAACCGTAATCCACAACAAAAGTATATTGTTGCTGAATTTAATAAACAACGCGTAGTCTTCCATGTCGATAACGTAACACAAATCCACCGTATTTCGTGGGATCAAATTGAGAAGCCGTCTGACATGTACCAAGGAGGTACGTCACAAGTAATTGGTGTAATTAAGCGTAATGAAGAAATGATTTTACTACTAGACTTCGAAAGAATTATGGTTGATATTAACCCTGAATCAAGTATTAGTGTAGAATCAGTGAAAAAACTAGGTAAGCGCGAACGTTCTGAAAAGAAAATTGTTATTGCCGAAGACTCACCGTTATTACGTAAGCTTTTATTCGATACAATGAACGAAGCGGGCTATGCTAATACAGAGTTCTTTGAAAATGGTCGAGATGCTTACGAGTATTTAGAAGCATTAGCAAAAGCCGACAAAGAAATTGAAAAGCATGTTCAAATGGTTGTAACAGATATAGAAATGCCACAAATGGATGGCCATCATTTAACAAAAAAAATTAAAACACATCCAGACCTTCAAAAATTACCAGTAATTATCTTCTCAAGCTTAATTACTGACGACTTACGTCATAAAGGTGATCAAGTAGGGGCAGAGGACCAAATTTCAAAACCAGAAATTGCGGAACTTATTTTACGTATGGATAAATTAATGCTGTAA
- a CDS encoding Ppx/GppA phosphatase family protein, which yields MGNLKTAIIDIGSNTIRLVLYSYKKNEGLREFGNIKTVAKLRTYLLPNGEMSEEGIQLLADTLNSFRLILADYQVTDIKAAATAAVRQAVNNEEIIRRMQEETGIKIDILTEEEEAYYGFAAVAHSMDTPSAVTIDIGGGSTEITLFINKKLQKTFSFPFGTVSLKQKFVKGSIITRDELAKLNADVIEKFSSLPWIKDVAFPVVGIGGSARNIAQVHQQKTNYPLSGVHEYEMKQGDLEALSDYLVQFSFEELKQLDGLSSDRADTIVLALEVFRALLTVVGSDTFQVSKKGLREGLIIKRVLQGNATAYNKYNVFEESARQLALAYGRTEDEVQTLAKLTEQFYRECCHLQLFNFNEADLKLLIKGAKVYAIGEYIELDSSSQHTFYLIANQSLPGLSHVDRVKLALLASYKNRDYFERFSQPFETWISKEELKKIRDFGAILKFVYALNMTKRNVVKHLAIENKGDDLLIEVVTSERAIAEMAQVEKQKKHIERVFKKNIQIVFNEEGWN from the coding sequence ATGGGAAATTTAAAAACAGCCATTATTGATATCGGTTCGAACACGATTCGACTCGTATTATATTCGTATAAAAAAAACGAAGGGCTACGCGAGTTTGGCAATATTAAAACAGTAGCAAAGCTTCGTACGTATCTCTTACCGAATGGGGAGATGTCTGAAGAGGGGATTCAACTTTTAGCAGACACATTAAATTCGTTCCGTTTAATTTTAGCAGACTATCAAGTGACAGATATTAAAGCGGCAGCGACAGCGGCTGTTCGGCAAGCGGTTAACAACGAAGAAATCATTCGTCGCATGCAAGAAGAAACCGGTATAAAAATTGATATTTTAACAGAAGAAGAAGAGGCTTATTACGGATTTGCGGCAGTTGCACATTCGATGGATACACCTTCTGCTGTGACGATTGATATTGGTGGTGGCTCAACGGAAATTACGTTGTTTATTAATAAAAAGCTTCAAAAAACGTTCAGTTTTCCATTTGGTACGGTGTCACTAAAGCAAAAATTCGTGAAGGGCTCAATAATTACCCGTGATGAACTCGCAAAGTTAAATGCCGATGTAATAGAAAAGTTCAGCTCGTTACCATGGATTAAAGACGTAGCATTTCCAGTGGTTGGCATAGGGGGGAGTGCGCGTAATATTGCACAGGTGCATCAGCAAAAAACAAACTACCCGTTGTCAGGTGTTCATGAGTATGAAATGAAGCAAGGTGATTTAGAAGCATTAAGTGATTATTTAGTGCAATTTTCGTTTGAGGAATTAAAGCAACTAGACGGTTTATCTTCAGATCGCGCAGACACGATTGTACTAGCGTTAGAAGTGTTCCGGGCGTTGTTAACAGTTGTAGGTTCTGACACATTTCAAGTGAGTAAAAAAGGTTTACGTGAAGGGCTAATTATTAAGCGCGTATTACAGGGAAACGCAACCGCATACAATAAATATAATGTTTTTGAAGAAAGTGCCCGTCAATTAGCCTTGGCTTATGGGCGCACGGAAGATGAAGTTCAGACACTTGCAAAGCTGACAGAGCAGTTTTACCGTGAGTGCTGCCATTTACAATTATTTAACTTTAATGAAGCTGATTTAAAACTGCTGATTAAGGGAGCGAAGGTTTATGCAATTGGCGAATATATTGAGCTGGATTCGTCTAGTCAGCATACATTTTATTTGATTGCCAATCAATCATTGCCAGGTCTTTCACATGTAGATCGAGTAAAACTAGCACTACTGGCTTCCTATAAAAATCGTGATTATTTTGAGCGTTTTTCACAGCCCTTTGAAACATGGATTTCAAAAGAGGAGCTTAAAAAAATACGTGATTTTGGCGCGATTTTAAAATTTGTCTACGCACTGAATATGACAAAACGTAATGTAGTGAAGCATCTTGCGATTGAAAATAAAGGCGATGATTTACTAATCGAGGTCGTCACGTCAGAACGTGCTATTGCCGAAATGGCACAAGTAGAGAAACAGAAAAAGCATATCGAGCGTGTGTTCAAAAAGAACATTCAAATTGTGTTCAACGAGGAAGGATGGAATTGA
- a CDS encoding RNA degradosome polyphosphate kinase, with product MTTNMEMNPMSESEEMIKPDFQVLEEIAKPQYYNNRELSWLAFNERVLEEAEDTNNPLLERLKFLAIFSSNLDEFFMVRVAGLQDQIRAGFHKPENKSGLTPKEQLAKIAERTQALVRRQTEVYRHLVDDLLPKENVYVRDMKLLTAEQKNFVHELFEETIFPVLTPVAVDAYRPFPTLLGRTLNLLVMLENNNSDSEMSDKVAIVQVPSVLERFIKVPTQNDETVFVLLEDVISNSIDRLFFGYKVKSTQAFRLTRNADLTIHEEGAQDLLVEIEKELKKRKWGVGSRLEVRDGEMNDDVLEYLLDEFEIEESDVFKIDGPLDLTTMFSFVKAISKGREHLEYESFIPQPPQDLQSDENIFEKVLTQDIFFHHPYESFVPIVDFIAEAAKDPSVLAIKQTLYRVSGNSPIIQALKQAAENGKQVTVLVELKARFDEENNVHWAKQLEQAGCLVIYGMNNLKTHSKITLVIRRRQGKIERFVHLGTGNYNDATAKIYTDMAIITSNKEFGIDATNFFNYLSGYTEKPKFNHICVSPYDIRDEFLKLIDKEIALHKEYGNGFIRAKMNSLTDKDLMMKLYEASIAGVKIELIIRGICCIRPGIPGISENITVTSIVGRFLEHSRIFWFHHNGNNSLYLSSADMMTRNMIKRVEILFPIYAPDIKKRIQRIMMTQLEDNQKARIQDSNGKYHYKENHNSDVLINSQEVFLNESLGTIVEE from the coding sequence ATGACAACAAATATGGAGATGAATCCGATGTCTGAATCAGAAGAGATGATCAAACCAGATTTTCAGGTGTTAGAGGAAATTGCAAAACCTCAATATTACAATAACCGTGAGCTTAGCTGGTTAGCATTTAATGAACGTGTATTAGAAGAAGCCGAAGATACGAATAATCCATTATTAGAACGCTTAAAGTTTTTAGCGATTTTTAGTTCGAATTTAGATGAGTTTTTCATGGTGCGTGTAGCAGGCCTTCAAGATCAAATTCGTGCAGGTTTCCATAAGCCTGAAAATAAATCGGGCTTAACACCAAAGGAACAGCTAGCGAAAATTGCGGAGCGTACACAAGCTTTAGTACGTCGTCAAACAGAGGTGTATCGTCATTTAGTAGATGATTTATTACCAAAAGAAAATGTCTATGTACGTGATATGAAGCTATTAACTGCTGAGCAAAAGAATTTCGTCCATGAATTATTTGAAGAAACGATTTTTCCAGTATTAACACCTGTAGCAGTTGATGCATATCGTCCGTTCCCAACGTTACTTGGCCGTACATTAAACTTGCTTGTGATGTTAGAAAACAATAATTCGGATTCAGAAATGTCAGATAAGGTTGCGATTGTACAAGTACCATCTGTTTTAGAGCGTTTTATCAAAGTACCAACACAAAATGACGAAACGGTATTTGTTTTATTAGAAGATGTCATTTCAAATAGTATTGACCGTTTATTCTTTGGCTATAAAGTAAAATCTACGCAAGCATTCCGTTTAACGCGTAATGCCGATTTAACAATTCATGAAGAGGGCGCACAGGATTTACTAGTAGAAATCGAAAAAGAGTTAAAGAAACGTAAATGGGGCGTTGGCTCCCGTTTAGAAGTACGAGATGGTGAAATGAACGATGATGTACTTGAGTACTTACTAGATGAATTTGAAATTGAAGAATCAGACGTTTTTAAAATCGATGGTCCACTCGATTTAACGACGATGTTTAGTTTTGTGAAAGCGATTTCAAAGGGCCGAGAGCATTTAGAATATGAAAGCTTTATCCCGCAGCCACCACAAGATTTGCAGTCAGATGAAAATATTTTTGAAAAAGTATTAACGCAAGACATTTTCTTCCATCATCCATATGAGTCATTTGTCCCAATTGTTGATTTTATCGCAGAAGCAGCAAAGGATCCAAGTGTTCTTGCGATTAAGCAAACTCTGTATCGTGTAAGCGGCAACTCCCCAATTATTCAAGCGTTAAAGCAAGCAGCTGAAAACGGCAAGCAAGTAACCGTACTTGTGGAGTTAAAGGCACGTTTTGATGAAGAAAATAATGTGCACTGGGCAAAGCAACTTGAGCAAGCGGGCTGCCTAGTAATTTATGGAATGAATAATTTAAAAACGCACTCAAAAATTACGCTCGTTATCCGTCGTCGCCAAGGGAAAATTGAACGCTTTGTGCACCTTGGTACAGGGAATTACAACGATGCAACGGCAAAAATATATACAGATATGGCGATTATTACATCCAATAAGGAATTCGGCATTGATGCAACCAACTTCTTTAACTATTTAAGTGGTTATACAGAAAAACCAAAATTCAATCATATTTGTGTATCGCCATATGACATCCGAGATGAGTTTCTGAAATTAATCGATAAAGAAATTGCACTACATAAAGAGTATGGCAATGGCTTTATCCGTGCGAAAATGAATTCATTAACAGACAAAGATTTAATGATGAAATTATATGAAGCGTCCATTGCAGGTGTGAAAATTGAGTTAATCATTCGAGGGATTTGCTGTATTCGTCCAGGGATCCCAGGCATTTCAGAAAACATTACGGTTACAAGTATTGTCGGACGCTTCTTAGAGCACTCACGCATTTTCTGGTTCCACCATAACGGGAACAATAGCTTGTATTTATCATCAGCAGATATGATGACACGCAATATGATTAAGCGAGTAGAAATTTTATTCCCAATTTATGCGCCAGATATTAAAAAGCGTATCCAGCGCATTATGATGACGCAACTTGAGGATAACCAAAAGGCACGTATTCAGGATTCAAATGGAAAATACCACTACAAAGAGAATCACAATAGTGATGTGCTTATCAACAGCCAAGAAGTGTTCTTAAACGAATCCCTTGGTACAATTGTCGAAGAATAA
- the fadH gene encoding 2,4-dienoyl-CoA reductase: protein MLTGKTIIITGGSSGMGLGMAKQFVQEGANVVITGRDAERLANAKADILALGSTIETFQMDVREPEHVQAMVDFTVGKFGRIDRLVNNAAGNFLVQAEKLSPNGWKAVIDIVLNGTFYCSSAVGKYWIENGIKGSILNMVATYAWGAGAGVVHSAAAKAGVLSLTRTLAVEWGTQYGIRVNAIAPGPIERTGGADKLWESEEQAKRTINSVPLKRLGTPEEIADLATFMLSDKAGYLNGECITLDGGQWLNPFPF, encoded by the coding sequence ATGTTGACAGGTAAAACAATTATTATTACAGGCGGTTCTAGTGGAATGGGCCTTGGGATGGCGAAGCAGTTTGTGCAAGAGGGTGCAAATGTTGTTATTACAGGACGTGATGCAGAGCGTTTAGCAAATGCTAAAGCAGATATTTTAGCATTGGGTTCGACAATTGAAACATTTCAAATGGATGTGCGTGAGCCAGAGCATGTGCAAGCAATGGTTGATTTTACGGTTGGAAAATTTGGACGCATTGATCGCTTAGTGAATAATGCAGCAGGTAACTTTTTAGTGCAGGCAGAAAAGCTGTCACCAAATGGCTGGAAGGCTGTTATTGATATTGTCTTAAACGGCACATTTTACTGTTCATCTGCCGTAGGGAAGTACTGGATTGAAAATGGCATTAAGGGCTCGATTTTAAATATGGTGGCAACCTATGCATGGGGCGCGGGTGCTGGAGTTGTACACTCAGCTGCGGCAAAAGCGGGTGTATTATCGCTTACACGTACATTAGCGGTTGAATGGGGCACACAATACGGTATTCGTGTGAATGCCATCGCACCAGGGCCAATTGAGCGTACAGGTGGCGCGGATAAACTGTGGGAATCAGAGGAACAGGCGAAGCGTACAATAAATTCTGTCCCATTAAAACGCCTAGGTACTCCCGAAGAAATTGCGGATTTAGCAACATTTATGCTGTCAGATAAGGCAGGATATTTAAATGGTGAATGCATTACGCTTGATGGCGGTCAATGGTTAAATCCGTTTCCGTTTTAA
- a CDS encoding short-chain dehydrogenase codes for MGMWLYPTIIVCTILCLMGYYLTVRVGHKIEDSGEERDSEVSEKIVEHPFFLNPIILSYVVFLAFTGVIIFYYWARGY; via the coding sequence GTGGGAATGTGGCTTTATCCGACAATTATCGTATGTACGATACTTTGCTTGATGGGCTATTATTTAACGGTAAGAGTCGGACATAAAATTGAAGATAGCGGAGAAGAACGCGATAGCGAGGTATCAGAAAAAATTGTAGAGCATCCATTTTTTCTGAATCCGATTATATTATCATACGTGGTATTCTTAGCATTTACAGGCGTCATTATTTTTTATTATTGGGCACGTGGTTACTAA
- the cbpB gene encoding cyclic-di-AMP-binding protein CbpB, translated as MISTNNRALLDMPIKDFIISSEKVAHVQSGNNAEHALLVLTKTGYSSIPVLDVKYRLKGLLSTKMITESILGLERIEYDKLQNIRVDEVMAHDVAYLKITDTFQRALDLVINHAFLCVIDEEGTFVGIMTRRVILKQLKKYVYQQNA; from the coding sequence ATGATTTCAACTAACAACAGAGCGTTATTAGACATGCCAATCAAGGATTTTATTATTTCTTCTGAAAAGGTAGCACATGTTCAAAGTGGTAATAATGCAGAGCATGCACTGCTTGTCTTAACGAAAACAGGTTATTCTTCAATCCCCGTATTAGACGTAAAATATCGTTTAAAGGGACTACTTAGCACAAAAATGATCACCGAATCCATCTTAGGGTTAGAACGAATTGAATATGATAAATTACAAAATATCCGTGTAGATGAAGTCATGGCGCATGATGTCGCTTACTTAAAAATAACAGACACATTCCAACGTGCGCTAGATTTAGTTATCAATCATGCTTTCTTGTGCGTCATTGACGAGGAAGGTACGTTTGTCGGAATTATGACACGAAGAGTTATTTTAAAACAATTAAAGAAATACGTTTACCAACAAAATGCGTAA